The proteins below are encoded in one region of Hyalangium ruber:
- a CDS encoding response regulator has protein sequence MNPEETEAGPCPKGQGAESRERCVLVAEDDPEMRRLVCRALRRAGYRVVEVEDGRALVNALIRCVKDTPEQLPDLIISDVRMPGCTGLEVLARMRRVEWTTPVILITAFGDMETHDEAHRLGAARVLDKPFDVDELCSAARTLVPTS, from the coding sequence ATGAACCCCGAAGAGACGGAGGCCGGACCCTGTCCGAAGGGACAGGGGGCAGAGTCCCGGGAACGCTGCGTCCTCGTGGCGGAGGATGATCCGGAGATGCGGCGCCTGGTGTGCCGGGCCTTGCGCCGGGCCGGCTATCGCGTTGTCGAGGTGGAGGATGGGCGCGCGCTGGTGAACGCGCTGATCCGCTGCGTGAAGGACACGCCCGAGCAGCTGCCGGATCTGATCATCAGCGACGTGCGGATGCCGGGCTGCACGGGGCTGGAGGTGCTGGCGCGCATGCGGCGCGTGGAGTGGACCACCCCCGTCATCCTCATCACCGCCTTCGGGGACATGGAGACGCACGACGAGGCGCACCGGCTCGGCGCCGCGCGGGTGCTGGACAAGCCATTCGACGTGGATGAGCTGTGCTCGGCCGCGCGCACGCTCGTGCCAACGTCCTGA
- a CDS encoding serine/threonine protein kinase, protein MERSAVPELDPASLPMGTQVGPWRLEGWGGRGTYGVVYRAVRVGREEAGCVALKLALHPEDPRFEREVKLLSSLRHPSVPRFHGHGGWRHPSGAVHPYLAMQWIHGRPLYDWAAQRNPSSRQVLRVLAQVARALEAVHAVHAVHRDVKGGNVLVRPADGRVFLTDLGSGHYAGASSLTQQVLPPGTPAYRSPEAWRFVQRFGHDSSARYAATPADDLFALGVTACRLVTDEYPPSTEPGEDTAGLWRVDSEGPRPPAAINFRVELRLNALILQLLSARPEARGTSAELARTLEEVAEQAGPEADHPLFAWEALSPASWSPEDVAIAVGLHQRPRRRDRQVVRLSEQRDAAEKAEELTRVRAPAEGSPWRTRLTALAVGVLMLVGDWRGEPREASPEDGGTAGLGDDARTFVVASAPAPSPKGIRLEIPPKPFKGQRKAPCPKGDVEIRGGCWTKLETQAPDCQEYAYEWKGGCYLPIIPAAPPATSDHP, encoded by the coding sequence ATGGAGAGGTCTGCCGTGCCGGAGCTGGACCCGGCCTCGCTGCCCATGGGGACACAGGTGGGGCCCTGGCGTCTGGAGGGCTGGGGCGGCCGAGGCACCTACGGCGTCGTCTATCGTGCTGTTCGAGTGGGGCGCGAGGAAGCGGGCTGCGTGGCGCTGAAGCTGGCTTTGCATCCCGAAGACCCGCGCTTCGAGAGAGAGGTGAAGCTGCTGTCCAGCCTGCGCCATCCGAGTGTCCCGCGCTTCCACGGGCACGGAGGTTGGAGGCACCCTTCCGGCGCCGTGCATCCCTACCTGGCCATGCAGTGGATTCACGGAAGGCCGCTCTACGACTGGGCTGCCCAGCGCAACCCAAGCTCGCGTCAGGTGCTTCGGGTGCTGGCGCAGGTGGCGCGTGCGCTCGAAGCCGTGCATGCGGTCCACGCGGTGCATCGGGACGTCAAGGGAGGGAACGTCCTGGTGCGGCCGGCGGATGGGCGCGTCTTCCTGACGGACCTGGGCTCGGGCCACTACGCGGGGGCTTCATCGCTCACGCAGCAGGTACTGCCTCCCGGTACGCCCGCCTACCGCAGTCCCGAGGCATGGCGGTTCGTCCAACGCTTCGGCCATGACTCCAGCGCGCGCTACGCCGCCACACCCGCCGATGATCTCTTCGCATTGGGAGTGACCGCCTGCCGCCTGGTGACGGACGAGTACCCTCCCTCGACGGAGCCTGGAGAGGACACGGCGGGCTTGTGGCGAGTGGACAGTGAAGGACCGAGGCCTCCGGCGGCGATCAACTTCCGCGTGGAACTGCGACTCAATGCGCTCATCCTCCAGCTACTCTCTGCGCGGCCCGAGGCACGTGGCACCTCGGCGGAGCTAGCGCGAACGCTGGAAGAGGTGGCGGAACAAGCGGGCCCGGAAGCGGATCATCCCCTCTTCGCCTGGGAGGCGCTCTCGCCCGCCTCGTGGAGCCCGGAGGATGTTGCCATCGCCGTGGGCCTTCACCAGCGCCCGCGCCGGCGAGACAGGCAAGTGGTGCGCTTGTCGGAGCAAAGGGATGCCGCTGAGAAGGCAGAAGAGCTGACCCGGGTAAGAGCTCCCGCGGAGGGTTCTCCATGGCGAACCCGACTCACCGCGCTGGCAGTGGGCGTGCTGATGCTGGTGGGGGACTGGCGGGGAGAGCCTCGGGAAGCCTCACCAGAGGATGGCGGCACGGCGGGCCTGGGAGACGACGCACGGACCTTTGTCGTGGCATCCGCGCCTGCACCGTCCCCAAAGGGTATCCGACTGGAAATTCCTCCCAAGCCATTCAAGGGGCAGCGCAAGGCTCCGTGCCCAAAAGGCGATGTCGAGATTCGGGGAGGGTGCTGGACCAAGCTGGAGACCCAGGCACCGGACTGTCAGGAGTATGCCTACGAATGGAAGGGCGGCTGCTACCTGCCCATCATTCCCGCCGCACCGCCAGCCACCTCGGATCATCCATAG
- a CDS encoding sigma-54-dependent transcriptional regulator, whose translation MPGRILMVEDEREMRAMLEKGLTRRGFEPHGYATSDEALERLGTEDFDVVLTDLQMPGMNGLALCERIALNRPDIPVVVVTAFGSLETAVAAMRVGAYDFITKPVDVDALVFVLERAVQHRALRQEVRRLRQELGERAGMGELLGESPSLRQAYALIDRVADVDTTVLITGESGTGKEVAARALHTRGRRRTGPFVALNCAAMPEQLLESELFGHVKGAFTDARTPRTGLFVEATGGTLFLDEVGELPLALQPKLLRALQERKVRPVGGNEEVEFDARIVAATNRDLELAVAEGRFREDLYYRLNVINIELPPLRARGNDALLLSQRFIEHFAARTGKRVVGLSPAAAQRLLTYGWPGNVRELQNCIERAVALTSFEQLTVEDLPERIRNYSAPRVVPEVADMSELVTLEEVERRYIQRVLEAVGGSRTLAARILGVDRKTLYRKLERRAEEDGPKP comes from the coding sequence ATGCCGGGCCGCATCTTGATGGTCGAGGATGAGCGTGAGATGCGCGCGATGCTGGAGAAGGGGCTGACGCGCCGCGGCTTCGAGCCGCATGGGTACGCCACCTCGGACGAGGCGCTGGAGCGGCTGGGCACCGAGGACTTCGACGTGGTGCTCACGGACCTGCAGATGCCGGGGATGAACGGGCTGGCGCTGTGCGAGCGCATCGCCCTCAACCGCCCGGACATCCCCGTGGTGGTGGTGACGGCCTTCGGCAGTCTGGAGACGGCGGTGGCCGCCATGCGGGTGGGGGCCTACGACTTCATCACCAAGCCGGTGGACGTGGACGCGCTGGTGTTCGTGCTGGAGCGGGCGGTGCAGCACCGCGCGCTGCGTCAGGAAGTCCGGCGGCTGCGCCAGGAGCTGGGCGAGCGGGCGGGCATGGGGGAGCTGCTGGGCGAGAGCCCCTCGCTGCGGCAGGCGTACGCGCTCATCGACCGGGTGGCGGACGTGGACACCACGGTGCTGATTACGGGCGAGAGCGGCACCGGCAAGGAGGTGGCCGCGCGGGCGCTGCACACCCGGGGGCGGCGGCGCACGGGGCCCTTCGTGGCGCTCAACTGCGCGGCCATGCCCGAGCAGCTCCTGGAGAGTGAGCTGTTTGGCCATGTGAAGGGCGCTTTCACGGACGCGCGCACCCCACGCACGGGCCTGTTCGTCGAGGCTACTGGAGGCACGCTCTTCCTGGACGAGGTGGGCGAGCTGCCGCTGGCGCTCCAGCCCAAGCTCCTGCGCGCGCTGCAGGAGCGCAAGGTGCGGCCCGTGGGAGGCAACGAGGAGGTGGAGTTCGACGCGCGCATCGTCGCCGCCACCAACCGGGACTTGGAGCTGGCGGTGGCCGAGGGGCGCTTCCGGGAGGATTTGTACTACCGGCTCAACGTCATCAACATCGAGCTGCCGCCGCTGCGCGCGCGGGGAAATGACGCGCTGCTTCTATCGCAGCGCTTCATCGAGCACTTCGCCGCGCGCACGGGCAAGCGCGTGGTGGGGCTGAGCCCGGCGGCGGCCCAGCGCCTGCTCACCTATGGCTGGCCGGGCAACGTGCGCGAGCTGCAGAACTGCATCGAGCGCGCCGTGGCGCTCACCTCCTTCGAGCAGCTCACGGTGGAGGACCTGCCCGAGCGCATCCGCAACTACAGCGCCCCGCGGGTGGTGCCCGAGGTGGCGGACATGTCCGAGCTCGTCACACTCGAAGAGGTGGAGCGCCGCTACATCCAGCGGGTGCTGGAGGCCGTGGGCGGCAGCCGCACCCTGGCCGCGCGCATCCTCGGGGTGGACCGCAAGACGCTCTACCGCAAGCTAGAGCGCCGCGCCGAGGAAGACGGCCCGAAGCCCTGA
- a CDS encoding DUF3592 domain-containing protein has product MKSVLLGLAMLVFGGALAFGGGRTLYRAHASRSWPVVEGSVVSSVVETVRNKRAVSFQPHVRYRYTVDGASYTSENISFGGGAAGETLEEANAFVRRLPEGAPVQLHYAPGDASLVCLDCQRVSLADYGVTGGGAVLVGLAVLSLVETARFELRMRRLEHRASLAGGPGRRAS; this is encoded by the coding sequence ATGAAAAGCGTGCTGCTGGGGCTGGCCATGCTGGTGTTCGGTGGCGCCCTCGCCTTCGGCGGCGGGAGGACGCTCTACCGGGCCCATGCCAGCCGGAGCTGGCCCGTCGTGGAGGGCAGCGTGGTCTCCTCCGTCGTGGAGACGGTGCGCAACAAGCGCGCGGTGAGCTTCCAGCCCCATGTGCGCTACCGCTACACCGTGGACGGGGCGAGCTACACCTCCGAGAACATCTCCTTTGGAGGAGGCGCCGCGGGCGAAACCCTGGAAGAGGCCAACGCCTTCGTGCGGCGGCTGCCGGAGGGGGCCCCGGTGCAGCTGCACTACGCGCCGGGGGATGCCTCGCTGGTGTGCCTGGACTGCCAGCGGGTGTCGCTCGCCGACTATGGCGTCACCGGAGGCGGGGCGGTGCTGGTGGGGCTGGCGGTGCTGAGCCTCGTGGAGACGGCGCGCTTCGAGCTGCGCATGCGGCGCCTGGAGCACCGGGCCTCGCTGGCGGGCGGTCCTGGTCGGCGCGCCTCCTAG
- a CDS encoding sensor histidine kinase, giving the protein MKLARKITFALTLLAILIITVLETLEVRRELEHSALDMRHDHRLLGHMVAGSLSRAWMQLGEGEALTRLDQANRFQEQVRMRWVWLDGTPRSPPSTPISTELLDTLRQGQDGSVVDEATKPGVLRSYTPVFIKGQLGAIEISESLARERQHVQHTVQSAAIGTLALAITFLVVAMAMGRKLVGYPVQRLVELAHAMGEGRLETRVELRQNDELETLATAMNRMGELLLRARETIAAETAGRLSTLEHLRHADRLTTVGKLASGVAHELGTPLNVVLGRAKMISSGEAEGEEVGESARIISQQAQHMTRIIRQLLDFARRRTPQRAPEDLSQLVTRTLSLLRPLAAKKRVTLVSEVPESLVLEVDAGQLQQVLTNLVMNGIQAAEYPGTLRVRARPERALPPTDVGGPEADWLRVDVEDEGKGIPAEVMPHIFEPFFTTKDVGEGTGLGLAVSYGLVRDHGGWISARSEPERGTCFSIYLPRGGADAGPHLDGRG; this is encoded by the coding sequence GTGAAGCTCGCGCGCAAAATCACCTTCGCCCTCACCCTGCTGGCCATCCTCATCATCACCGTGCTGGAGACCTTGGAGGTCCGCCGGGAGCTGGAGCACTCGGCGCTCGACATGCGGCATGACCATCGCCTGCTGGGCCACATGGTCGCCGGCTCGCTGAGCCGGGCGTGGATGCAGCTGGGCGAGGGCGAGGCGCTGACCCGGCTGGACCAGGCCAACCGCTTCCAGGAGCAGGTGCGCATGCGCTGGGTGTGGCTCGATGGCACCCCGCGCAGCCCTCCCTCCACGCCCATCTCCACGGAGCTGCTCGACACGCTGCGCCAAGGCCAGGACGGCTCGGTGGTGGATGAGGCGACGAAGCCGGGAGTGCTGCGCTCCTACACCCCTGTCTTCATCAAGGGCCAGCTGGGCGCCATCGAAATCTCCGAGTCCCTGGCCCGGGAGCGCCAGCACGTGCAGCACACGGTGCAGAGCGCGGCCATCGGCACCCTGGCGCTGGCCATCACCTTCCTGGTGGTCGCCATGGCCATGGGGCGGAAGCTGGTGGGCTACCCGGTGCAGCGGCTGGTGGAGCTGGCCCACGCCATGGGCGAGGGGCGCCTGGAGACGCGGGTGGAGCTGCGGCAGAACGACGAGCTGGAGACGCTGGCCACGGCGATGAACCGCATGGGAGAGCTGCTGCTGCGCGCCCGGGAGACCATCGCCGCGGAGACGGCGGGGCGCCTGTCCACCCTCGAGCACCTGCGCCACGCGGACCGGCTCACCACCGTGGGCAAGCTGGCCTCGGGCGTCGCCCACGAGCTGGGCACTCCGCTCAACGTGGTGCTGGGCCGGGCGAAGATGATCTCCTCGGGTGAGGCGGAGGGCGAGGAGGTGGGCGAGAGCGCCCGCATCATCTCCCAGCAGGCGCAGCACATGACGCGCATCATCCGCCAGCTGTTGGACTTCGCGCGGCGCCGCACCCCGCAGCGGGCGCCGGAGGACCTGTCGCAGCTGGTCACCCGCACCCTGAGCCTGCTGCGCCCGCTGGCCGCCAAGAAGCGGGTGACGCTGGTGTCCGAGGTGCCCGAGTCCCTGGTGCTGGAGGTGGACGCGGGCCAGCTCCAGCAGGTGCTCACCAACCTGGTGATGAATGGCATCCAGGCGGCCGAGTACCCCGGCACCTTGAGGGTGCGCGCCCGGCCGGAGCGGGCCCTGCCGCCGACGGACGTGGGCGGGCCCGAGGCGGACTGGCTCCGGGTGGACGTGGAGGATGAGGGCAAGGGCATCCCCGCCGAAGTCATGCCCCACATCTTCGAGCCCTTCTTCACCACCAAGGACGTGGGCGAGGGCACCGGGCTGGGGCTGGCCGTCTCCTACGGGCTCGTGAGGGACCACGGGGGGTGGATCTCCGCGCGCAGCGAGCCGGAGCGAGGTACCTGCTTCTCCATCTACCTGCCGCGAGGAGGCGCCGATGCCGGGCCGCATCTTGATGGTCGAGGATGA
- a CDS encoding MFS transporter, with amino-acid sequence MPALRLPRLSSLRAFEHPGYLPVWTGSLVSNIGTWMEAVALGVYVTEVTGRAEWTGGVAALSYLPGLVLSPLGGALADRFDRRTYLALGAVGQLLLAILLTVLAFTHQLSVPVVAIVAFLNGCIGQLTGPAFSALLAELVPPRDLHSALSLSSAQFNLGRVLGPLAAAAMLASGGIAWTLLINALSFLAVLVALSRVRTQPPSSSKLSVPGLVEDIGRGMKAAHQDAGISLMLISTLVVAVLIAPFIGLVPVFAIRVFGQGASATSMLVTCQGAGAVLAAVGGGVLVDAFGRKRVLEGVLLALGPITALYWLAPSLPLAGVGIFLLGAGYMLCLTGVHTTVQSRAPREMQARISSLYSMLLSGGYALGVWLQGALADRLGVRFITVSASIFFLALVLSLRLLRPRIFDATEA; translated from the coding sequence GTGCCCGCCCTCCGTCTGCCGCGTCTCTCTTCGCTTCGAGCCTTTGAACACCCCGGTTATCTCCCGGTGTGGACGGGCTCCCTGGTGTCCAACATCGGCACTTGGATGGAGGCCGTTGCCCTCGGGGTGTACGTCACCGAGGTGACGGGCCGGGCCGAGTGGACCGGTGGCGTGGCGGCGCTCTCCTATCTCCCCGGCCTCGTCCTCTCTCCGCTGGGTGGGGCGCTGGCGGACCGCTTCGATCGGCGCACCTATCTGGCGCTGGGCGCCGTGGGCCAGTTGCTGCTGGCCATCCTGCTCACGGTGCTCGCCTTCACCCACCAGCTCAGCGTGCCGGTGGTGGCCATCGTCGCCTTCCTCAATGGCTGCATCGGCCAGCTCACCGGCCCCGCCTTCTCGGCGCTGCTGGCCGAGCTCGTCCCGCCCCGGGATTTGCACAGCGCCCTGAGCCTCAGCTCCGCCCAGTTCAACCTCGGGCGCGTGCTGGGCCCGCTGGCGGCCGCCGCCATGCTGGCCTCGGGCGGCATCGCCTGGACGCTGCTCATCAACGCCCTGTCCTTCCTGGCGGTGCTGGTCGCCCTGTCCCGCGTGCGCACGCAGCCCCCCAGCTCCAGCAAGCTGTCCGTGCCGGGCCTGGTGGAGGACATCGGCCGAGGCATGAAGGCGGCGCACCAGGACGCGGGCATCAGCCTGATGCTGATCAGCACCCTGGTCGTCGCGGTATTGATTGCCCCCTTCATCGGCCTGGTGCCGGTGTTCGCCATCCGCGTCTTCGGACAGGGCGCCTCGGCCACCTCCATGCTCGTCACCTGCCAGGGCGCCGGCGCGGTGCTGGCCGCGGTGGGCGGGGGCGTGCTGGTGGATGCCTTCGGCCGCAAGCGCGTGCTGGAGGGAGTGCTGCTCGCCCTGGGCCCCATCACCGCGCTCTACTGGCTCGCGCCGTCCCTGCCGCTGGCCGGCGTGGGCATCTTCCTGCTCGGCGCCGGCTACATGCTCTGCCTCACCGGCGTCCACACCACCGTCCAGTCGCGCGCGCCTCGGGAGATGCAGGCGCGCATCAGCAGCCTCTACAGCATGCTGCTCAGCGGCGGTTATGCCCTGGGCGTGTGGCTGCAGGGCGCGCTGGCCGACCGCCTGGGGGTGCGCTTCATCACCGTGTCGGCCAGCATCTTCTTCCTGGCGCTGGTGCTCAGCCTGCGCCTGCTGCGCCCGCGCATCTTCGACGCCACCGAGGCGTGA
- a CDS encoding CapA family protein, with protein MPSHLLLLLALATMPPAAPEDSLSDEATVATQQLHAAVVNALLSPSQDPTTAAADAHFARGIEAIKARDSAAAITALSACVQTLPSRVDCRWELGWAYSLENRWTEALAQWTEVQKLKPDQPDLESALAQAQGQAALQERLSKPPEPSQRPAPPKDAKVRLRATGDVMLGTTVPEGYLPPDGAQSVIAAVRGLLEDADLTFVNLEGPLCDGGKTTKCRSNKQCYAFRSPTSYGEVLKEAGVDVASTANNHSGDFGEECRRQTEATLDKLGIAWSGPPGSVATVERNGLRIGTVAFHTSPGCNHLNNLPTAKALVSAVAASHDLVVVSFHGGAEGGKALHVPHGKEKFMGEDRGDLRTFTRAMVDAGAHVVLGHGPHVARAMEFYKGRLIAYSMGNFATYGRFNLQGPQGLGMVLEVELGADGRFLSGRILPTKQQGEGIVVPDPNGGVISLVRRLSAEDFPQSGAQVADDGTLTPRGKAAKLSSQQSAP; from the coding sequence ATGCCCTCGCACCTCCTCCTGCTGCTGGCCCTCGCCACCATGCCTCCCGCCGCCCCGGAGGACTCCCTCTCGGATGAGGCCACCGTCGCGACCCAGCAGCTCCACGCCGCCGTGGTGAACGCGCTCCTCTCCCCTTCCCAGGACCCCACCACCGCCGCTGCGGACGCCCACTTCGCCCGGGGCATCGAGGCCATCAAGGCCCGGGACTCCGCCGCCGCCATCACCGCGCTCTCCGCCTGCGTGCAGACCCTGCCCTCGCGCGTCGACTGTCGCTGGGAGCTGGGTTGGGCGTACTCGCTGGAGAACCGCTGGACCGAGGCCCTCGCGCAGTGGACCGAAGTGCAGAAGCTCAAGCCGGATCAACCCGACCTGGAGAGCGCTCTCGCCCAGGCCCAGGGTCAGGCCGCCCTCCAGGAGCGGCTGTCGAAGCCTCCCGAGCCCTCTCAGCGCCCTGCCCCGCCCAAGGACGCCAAGGTGCGCCTGCGCGCCACCGGAGACGTGATGCTCGGCACCACCGTGCCCGAGGGCTACCTGCCCCCGGACGGCGCCCAGAGCGTCATCGCCGCCGTGCGCGGGCTGCTGGAGGACGCGGACCTCACCTTCGTCAACCTCGAGGGCCCGCTGTGCGACGGCGGCAAGACGACCAAGTGTCGCTCCAACAAGCAGTGCTACGCCTTCCGCTCGCCCACCTCCTATGGAGAGGTGCTCAAGGAGGCCGGTGTGGACGTGGCCTCCACGGCCAACAACCACTCCGGAGACTTCGGAGAGGAGTGCCGCCGGCAGACGGAAGCCACCCTCGACAAGCTGGGCATCGCCTGGAGCGGCCCACCGGGCAGCGTGGCCACCGTGGAGCGCAACGGCCTGCGCATCGGCACCGTGGCCTTCCACACCTCACCGGGCTGCAACCACCTCAACAACCTGCCCACCGCCAAGGCGCTGGTGAGCGCGGTGGCCGCCTCGCATGACCTCGTCGTCGTCTCCTTCCACGGCGGCGCCGAGGGCGGCAAGGCGCTGCACGTGCCCCACGGCAAGGAGAAGTTCATGGGCGAGGACCGCGGAGACCTGCGCACCTTCACCCGCGCCATGGTGGACGCCGGCGCCCATGTCGTCCTCGGCCACGGCCCTCACGTCGCCCGCGCCATGGAGTTCTACAAGGGCCGCCTCATCGCCTACTCCATGGGCAACTTCGCCACCTACGGCCGCTTCAACCTCCAGGGTCCCCAGGGCCTGGGCATGGTGCTCGAGGTGGAGCTTGGCGCCGACGGCCGCTTCCTCTCCGGCCGCATCCTCCCCACGAAGCAGCAGGGCGAGGGCATCGTCGTGCCGGACCCCAATGGAGGTGTCATCTCCCTGGTGCGTCGGCTGTCGGCCGAGGACTTCCCCCAGAGCGGAGCGCAGGTGGCCGACGACGGCACCCTCACTCCACGCGGCAAGGCGGCGAAGCTTTCCTCTCAGCAGTCCGCACCCTGA